The sequence TTCCCGAAGAATCTCCATCCCATCCACCCCAGGAAGATTAAGATCAAGCACGATCAGATCATACATTTCAGCATAAATCATATCCAATGCTTCTTCTCCGTCATTGCATACATCCACCTCATAGCCGCTCTGGTGCAGACTTTTCGCGATCATGTCACATAATTTCTTCTCATCTTCAACGACTAATAATCTCACTTTATTTTTCTCCATCTTCTTAACAGAAATTTTACACCTCCTATTGTATAATGCCAACATCGAAAAGTCAATAAACTGACTTTGAACATTGAAAGGAGTATTTTATGAAATCTGAAAAAGCATCACAGATTCTTTTACTTACAGCCGGTCTGGTTCTTTTCTTTGGCGGAATTTTCCGCGGCGAAGCCGCTGTAGTACTCAGCAAAGCAATAAAATTATGTATGGAGTGTGTCGGAATTGGATAAGAAAATGAAATCAAACAAAAACCCTCTGGTCCGCTTCCGCGGATGGATTCAGGCAGCTGCTACACTACTGACCAACATTCACATCCCGAATCTGTTTAAAGGGAAAATTTATCAGGGAAATGTAAAAACGATGTGCGTCCCGGGACTAAACTGTTACTCTTGTCCTGCCGCCACAGGTGCCTGTCCGATTGGAGCTTTTCAAGCCGTGGTCGGTTCTTCAAAATTCAAATTTACCTACTACATCACCGGATTTTTCATCCTGTTAGGTGTTCTGTTAGGACGGTTTATCTGTGGATTCCTCTGTCCGTTTGGATGGTTCCAGGATCTGCTGCATAAGATTCCGGGCAAGAAATTTTCCACCGCAAAACTGAAGCCTCTGCGGTATCTGAAATATGTGATTCTGGTCGTCTTTGTTATACTACTTCCGGCATTTGTAACCAATTCACTTGGTATGGGAGATCCTTTCTTCTGCAAATACATTTGCCCACAGGGCGTACTTGAAGGCGCAATTCCGCTGGCACTTGCCAACTCAGGAATCCGTGCCGCACTCGGACATTTATTTACATTTAAGTTCACAATCCTTGCGCTTTTCATCATCCTGAGCATCTTGTTTTACCGTCCATTTTGTAAATGGATCTGCCCGCTGGGTGCTATTTATTCACTGTTTAACAAGGTATCTTTTCTTAAGATTCAGGTTGATCATGAGAAATGTGTTGGCTGCCAGAAATGTAGTCGTGTCTGTAAGATGGATGTCAATGTAGTAGACACACCAAACCATCCGGAGTGTATCCGATGCGGAGAATGTATGAAAGCCTGTCCGACTGATGCAATCTGCTATCATTACGGATTTTCAAACAAAAAAAAGGCTGACAATAAATAAACTAAAACGAACAAAATAAAATTGAAAAGGAGATTTAAACTCATGAAAAACAAAACACTTAGAACAAACTCAATGAAATTAAAAAAGGTAATTGCTGCATCCCTTGCCATTTCTGTACTTTTTGCGTTTACAGGCTGCGGAAGCTCTTCCTCAACAAACAATACAAACACAAAACAGGAATCTTCTTCCACAACAGAAACTGGCAGCGCAGACGAGCTGAACGAAAAACTGAACGACCTTTACCAGCAGGAAAACCAGCTTTTTGCTGATCACAAAGATGCATGGGACAAAGCCTTTGGTCTTATGAACAAGAACGCTGCCGGTGATGCCATGAGCGAAAACTATGCTGATTCCCTCGCAAGCACAGTGGAATCTAACAAAGACTCTTTCTCTGAAGAAGAATATGAAACTCTGTGCAAAGACATCGAGACAATCCGCGGAATTGAAGAAGAAATTGCCAAGCTTGAGAAAGAGATTGCTGCATCCGATTCCTCTGACAGTTCTTCCTCCAAATCAGACGAATCCACAGCTGTATTCAAAGCTTTCAAAGGAAAAGATCTGGATGGAAACGATGTAGATGACAGTCTTTTCGCTAAAAACAAAGTTACAGTTGTAAACTTCTGGTTCAGTGGATGCAAGCCATGTGTCGGAGAGCTCTCTAAGCTGAATGAATTAAATGAGAAACTCAAAGAAATGGGTGGCGAAGTTGTTGGTATCAACACGGATACTTTAGACAACAATGAAGCGGGAATCAAAGAAGCAAAAGAAATTCTGAAAGCTCAGGGCGCTTCCTACAAGAACCTGACTTTCGATTCTAATTCAACAGTTGGAAAATATGCTGGAAACATCATGGCATTCCCTACAACCGTTCTCGTAGATAAAGACGGAAATATCATTGGCGAGCCATTCATGGGCGGAATCGATGATCAGTCAAACTACGATCAGCTGATGAAACAGATCCAGTCCGTACTTGACCAGAAATAATTTATCTTATAATTAAGGATTGTCAATTTTTACGTATAAATTTTGGAGAAATCTGTGGGTAGGGATGTATCCCCCAGTTTTAAGAAAAATGGATTAGATTATCAAAATATTGTTATTTTTGTAGGATATAATATCGATAGTCTTTCGTTAATGAAAAGCCTAATCCCCTAGCTATGTTGGGGAGAATGGAATAAGCAGAGGTGTGTGGGGGCAATAAAAAAAGGATCCTATGTGCTTGTGATATCCGTCTTTTAGGACGAGCAGTAACAGTAACCTTAGGAGAGCTGATAATAAACCACCATTGAATTGTGGGTGTAACTAGAAATTGAATTAGCAGGCCTCGATTTTGCCGGGCCGAAGATTCCAAGAGATTGTGATATATTTTGGAGGTAAGCTATGACGAAAATAGAAGAATTTGTAAAACTGATAACAGGACGATTTGATAATAAGGAGCAATTTGATGCAATGAAAAAGGCAGGAAAGACATACCCTTATGCACAGCACGTAAATACGGTTTGCAATGATAAAATTAAAAATCTTCCTGCTGATTTTAAGGGCATGTTTATTGTAGAAGAAAGTTATTATGAAAATGAAGGAAAGCGTCATGCGTCACCGCATCTTTTCTTGATTACAGAGAAAGAAGATAGAATTTTACTTTCATCCTATGAAATTCCAAATGGGGAAGATAAGAACACGTTTTCATATGAATTTATGAAAGAGGTGGAATATATTGAATTAAAAAAATCCAAAAAATTTACTCCTGCACTATATTATGAGAGAAACGGTGTCTGGGAGGGAGGCAGTACTAGTCAGTTCTCACCCGTTATGATATTTAAACTATGGGAAAAGTTTTCGGATACGTGTTTGGAAGTATTCGAAAGTATGGAAGTGAATGGAAAAAGAACATTTGGATATGACGTTCCGATTATCTATAAGAGGGTATAAAGTCTTTGTTTAACGGTTCGAAAATTCTGAAAATAAAGGAAGCAGTTCGAGTATAGCTAGTGTGCTGTATCGTTGATATTTAACATAAATTAAGTTGTTGATAGTTTAAATAGTTGCTGCTTCATCAGGATCAATTTCATCCATTTTATATGTCCAATGATAGACGATTGGCTCAGCATTGATTTCATCGAAGTAGCGGTATATTCGCTCTGCCAATTCATCCTTTGAATTAACACGAATGCCCTTTAACATCTGTTTTGTCATCTTGCTGAAGAAGCTTTCGATCATGTTCAGCCATGAGGTGTGTGTCGGTGTAAATACAAACACAAATCTGTCTTCCGGTAACCCTGCAAGATACCGGCGTGTTTCCTTTGATGTATGCGCTGAATGATTGTCCAGTATCAACCGTATTGTGTCACTTTTTGGGTATTTTGCATCGAGAATCTTTAGAAACTCGATAAAATCAGAACTTTTGTGTGTCTGGCTGACCAACGGAATTGCATTCCCCGTCAGAAGATCAATTCCTGCAAGCAAAGACAGCGTTCCAAGCCGCACATACTCATAATCCCGGCGGATATACCCCTTTTCCTCTGTCGGATTATGATCAGGATATTTGTTGGCAACAGCCTGAATGCCGGGTTTTTCATCATAGGAAATAGTATGTGTCAAATGCCCATTTTCTGGTATGGTGATCGTTCCATCATCGCCAAACTGCATCTCAACCTGTTTGTAAACTAGGAGAACGTCATGCATCTTATTCTCAAAATCAGGGTCTTTCCGCTCAAGATAATACTTGATTTTGAATGGTTTTATATCCATCTTTTTGAGATATTTTTGAAGCCATGGTTTGGTAACTGTCTTTAAGCGTGGATAGCCAGCTTCTTCCGCATGTGCCTGTATGTGTTTGTGCAGTGCCGCCAGTGTCCATAATTCCGCGGCATAACCAAGATCGCAGGGCTTTTGGCAGGCTATACTGATAATCCATGATTTTGCATCGTCGGTAATCTCAACCGGGCGACCGGAACGGTCGTTATCAAATATGGCCAAATTAATTCCACCGTTGAGATAACGGTCAATACAACGCCGGACAGTATTTACACTAATGCCCAGGCCATCTGCAATGGCTTTGTCTGTTTTGGCTTCAGACTTCCATAGCAGGATGCGTGCACGGTCAACAACCTGTGCTTGGATAGTCCTGGTTTTAATCAGTGATTTCAGATAGGCAGATTCCTCATCTGATATTGTTATACTATAAGATAATGCTGGCATAATTGACCTCCGTAATTGTATTCATTAAGTCCATTATACCAGATATCGAAACTATCAACAACTTAATTTATGTTATACTAGAGCGGACATCGGACGCTATATCCACACTTACAACTTTGAACGATGTCATTCTGCCCTTGATTATAAAACACTGGCTGAATGCTACTATCCAGCAATGATTCTGCCTTATGTAGCTTAATGCATATATGGGTCAGGCAAATGTGATACCATTCTCCCTGGTTCCTTAGTAACTATAAACCATATCAGTTCATTATAAGAATCTTAGATTTTTGTCTTGACAACTAAACCACTATAGAGTATATTTGTGTGTTAAAGGAATTAAATATGAACATCACTGAAATAGAAACATATCGAAAAGCTCCATCACCTGCAAGTTTTTTAGCAATCGATGATGCCAAAGAAAAAGAAATTGATCGGCAAATTCAAAAGTTAAAAAATATTAAAACCGTAATGCAAGAAAAGAAAGAGAAAATTGTTCTTTGTGAAACTTTATAAGATCAGGAAATCAGGGTTGAAGTATGCAAAGCAGAAAAACTATTACTTTATCCATATAATTTTTCAGAAGATGATATATCAAAAGCCATTTATCACTTAAAAGATACATGGGGAATTGAACAGATCCGGATGGGAATGGGAAGTTTTATTTCTCTTGATAATGTGTATAAGACGAATTTCTACAGATACGAAGGACTCTATACAACTACTCTGAACGCAAAAATGTCTTCAGATTGTTTTACAAAGTCTGGAAGAAAATATCTCTGCAGATACCAGAAAGGTACTTGGGATAGATTGCCGGTTCTATATCAAAAAATGCTGGATTATGCCAGAAAAATAATTTACAGCTTAATGGTTATGCTTATGAAGCAGGATTAAATGATTTTGTAATCTCTGACGAAGAGGATTATATAACTAAGATCATGATTAAGATTGATGAAATTTCATGATGGATGATTATGTGTGAATTTGAAACAAAACAAAAGAAGTGTGCTATACTATTGTTCAGCAAAAATCTTATTGACATATTTCGAATTATTTAGGAGGATAAACGTTTATGTGTACAGCAGCAACTTATAAAACAAAAGATTTTTATTTTGGAAGAACACTCGATTATGAATTCTCTTATGGTGATCAGATAGTAATTACACCACGTAATTATTCGTTTCGCTTTCGTCATGTTGGTGATATGGAACATCATTATGCAATTATTGGAATGGCCCATGTAGCAGAGGATTATCCTTTGTACTATGATGCGATGAATGAAAAAGGAGTAGCAATGGCAGGATTGAATTTTGTCGGAAATGCTGCTTATTCTGAGGTTCAGTCTAATGTGGAAAATATTGCACAGTTTGAATTTATTTCGTGGATTTTAAGTCAGTGTGCTTCTTTAGTAGAAGTTCGTGAGCTTCTTGATCGAATTAATATTGTTAATACTCCTTTCAGTGAACAACTGCCATTAGCACAATTGCATTGGATTATCTCTGATGAAAATGAATCAATTACTGTAGAATCTATGTCAGATGGTCTGCATATTTATGATAATCCGGTAGGAGTGCTTACGAATAATCCGCCATTTCCACAACAGATGTTTCAATTAAACAATTATATGTATTTATCCCCAAAGCAACCAGAAAACACTTTTTGCGAAAATTTGGCTCTTGATGCATATAGTAGAGGTATGGGTGGATTAGGTCTTCCGGGAGATCTTTCATCTTCCTCTCGTTTTGTGCGTGTAGCTTTTACAAAAGTAAATGCAATTTCAGGTGAATCAGAGGCAGAAAGTGTTAGTCAGTTCTTCCATATTCTTGGATCTGTGGATCAGCAACGTGGATGTTGTGAGGTGGCTGATGGAAAATGTGAAATCACTTTGTATACGTCTTGTTGTAATGTGGCAAAAGGTAT comes from Coprococcus phoceensis and encodes:
- a CDS encoding IS630 family transposase, which produces MPALSYSITISDEESAYLKSLIKTRTIQAQVVDRARILLWKSEAKTDKAIADGLGISVNTVRRCIDRYLNGGINLAIFDNDRSGRPVEITDDAKSWIISIACQKPCDLGYAAELWTLAALHKHIQAHAEEAGYPRLKTVTKPWLQKYLKKMDIKPFKIKYYLERKDPDFENKMHDVLLVYKQVEMQFGDDGTITIPENGHLTHTISYDEKPGIQAVANKYPDHNPTEEKGYIRRDYEYVRLGTLSLLAGIDLLTGNAIPLVSQTHKSSDFIEFLKILDAKYPKSDTIRLILDNHSAHTSKETRRYLAGLPEDRFVFVFTPTHTSWLNMIESFFSKMTKQMLKGIRVNSKDELAERIYRYFDEINAEPIVYHWTYKMDEIDPDEAATI
- a CDS encoding 4Fe-4S binding protein, which encodes MDKKMKSNKNPLVRFRGWIQAAATLLTNIHIPNLFKGKIYQGNVKTMCVPGLNCYSCPAATGACPIGAFQAVVGSSKFKFTYYITGFFILLGVLLGRFICGFLCPFGWFQDLLHKIPGKKFSTAKLKPLRYLKYVILVVFVILLPAFVTNSLGMGDPFFCKYICPQGVLEGAIPLALANSGIRAALGHLFTFKFTILALFIILSILFYRPFCKWICPLGAIYSLFNKVSFLKIQVDHEKCVGCQKCSRVCKMDVNVVDTPNHPECIRCGECMKACPTDAICYHYGFSNKKKADNK
- a CDS encoding TlpA disulfide reductase family protein; translation: MKNKTLRTNSMKLKKVIAASLAISVLFAFTGCGSSSSTNNTNTKQESSSTTETGSADELNEKLNDLYQQENQLFADHKDAWDKAFGLMNKNAAGDAMSENYADSLASTVESNKDSFSEEEYETLCKDIETIRGIEEEIAKLEKEIAASDSSDSSSSKSDESTAVFKAFKGKDLDGNDVDDSLFAKNKVTVVNFWFSGCKPCVGELSKLNELNEKLKEMGGEVVGINTDTLDNNEAGIKEAKEILKAQGASYKNLTFDSNSTVGKYAGNIMAFPTTVLVDKDGNIIGEPFMGGIDDQSNYDQLMKQIQSVLDQK
- a CDS encoding CD1871A family CXXC motif-containing protein, which codes for MKSEKASQILLLTAGLVLFFGGIFRGEAAVVLSKAIKLCMECVGIG
- the bsh gene encoding choloylglycine hydrolase — protein: MCTAATYKTKDFYFGRTLDYEFSYGDQIVITPRNYSFRFRHVGDMEHHYAIIGMAHVAEDYPLYYDAMNEKGVAMAGLNFVGNAAYSEVQSNVENIAQFEFISWILSQCASLVEVRELLDRINIVNTPFSEQLPLAQLHWIISDENESITVESMSDGLHIYDNPVGVLTNNPPFPQQMFQLNNYMYLSPKQPENTFCENLALDAYSRGMGGLGLPGDLSSSSRFVRVAFTKVNAISGESEAESVSQFFHILGSVDQQRGCCEVADGKCEITLYTSCCNVAKGIYYYNTYENHQISAVDMHVENLDNNKLICYPVIQGERINYQNK